From a single Pseudomonas triticicola genomic region:
- a CDS encoding alpha/beta fold hydrolase, with protein sequence MQSSSNLFPVALISAERRGDLSEDVYRLKPGNSPDWSVEIAVTRLGMADDTAPRGVPVILLHGSFSNRRFWFSPKGLGLGAYLTRLGFDVWIPEMRGHGLSQRNEDYRRNRVADYARYDLPAIAAFVREQSGQIPHWIGHSLGGITLAAALGGEYLGGPAVASAAFFGTQVSRTYWPLKIPPVEWGGRFILKRFAQLSGSRLKRGPEDEPIGLAIESMRWYGLFGRFGDKDKDWWAGLAEVQVPVLAVTAAGDHQDPAWACRKLFEQIGSEHKQFINLGREQGFSDNFGHVEMLVSKAAQAEVWPLVARWLNDQQTPLLAQTTDLAAAV encoded by the coding sequence ATGCAAAGCAGCAGCAACCTGTTTCCTGTCGCGCTGATCAGCGCCGAGCGGCGCGGCGATCTGAGCGAAGACGTCTATCGATTGAAACCCGGCAACAGCCCGGACTGGTCCGTGGAAATCGCCGTCACCCGCCTGGGCATGGCCGATGACACGGCGCCACGCGGCGTGCCGGTGATTCTGTTGCACGGCAGCTTTTCCAATCGGCGCTTCTGGTTTTCCCCCAAAGGCCTCGGGCTCGGCGCGTATCTGACGCGGCTGGGCTTCGACGTGTGGATCCCGGAAATGCGCGGTCACGGCCTGTCCCAGCGCAATGAGGACTACCGGCGCAATCGTGTGGCCGACTACGCCCGCTACGATCTGCCGGCGATTGCCGCGTTCGTGCGTGAACAGAGCGGACAGATCCCGCACTGGATCGGCCATTCGCTGGGCGGCATCACCCTGGCAGCAGCGCTCGGCGGCGAGTATCTCGGTGGACCGGCCGTGGCCTCGGCGGCGTTTTTCGGCACTCAGGTCAGCCGCACCTACTGGCCGTTGAAAATCCCACCGGTGGAGTGGGGCGGGCGCTTTATTCTCAAGCGTTTCGCGCAGTTGTCCGGCTCACGCCTCAAACGCGGCCCGGAAGACGAGCCGATCGGCCTGGCCATCGAAAGCATGCGCTGGTACGGCTTGTTCGGCCGCTTCGGCGACAAGGACAAGGACTGGTGGGCCGGGCTTGCCGAGGTGCAGGTGCCGGTGTTGGCCGTGACCGCAGCGGGCGATCATCAGGATCCGGCATGGGCCTGCCGCAAGCTGTTCGAGCAGATCGGCTCCGAGCACAAGCAGTTCATCAACCTGGGCCGCGAGCAGGGCTTCTCGGACAATTTCGGCCATGTCGAAATGTTGGTGAGCAAAGCGGCGCAGGCTGAGGTGTGGCCGCTGGTGGCGCGCTGGTTGAACGATCAGCAGACGCCATTGCTGGCGCAGACGACGGATCTGGCCGCTGCAGTGTGA
- the prpD gene encoding 2-methylcitrate dehydratase: MSANVDLNNRPDYDAVLQDIADYVLTFKPESAEALNTARNCLIDTLGCGLLALRFPECTKHLGPIVEGTVVPFGARVPGTPYRLDPVKAAWDIGCIVRWLDYNDTWLAAEWGHPSDNLGAILAVADHLSQKRIANGEAPLRVRDVLEAMIMAHEIQGVIALENSFNRVGLDHVILVKVASTAVSARLMGANREQLLSALSHAFADGQALRTYRHAPNAGSRKSWAAGDAASRGVRLADIAMRGEMGIPGVLSAKQWGFYDVSFSHSNNDLALKPEDKRAFSFSRPFGSYVMENVLFKISFPAEFHAQTACEAAVTLHPLVRNRLHEIDGIVITTHESAIRIISKVGPLANAADRDHCLQYMTAVPLAFGNLVAEHYEDDFHKAHPIIDVLREKMLIVEEPRFTREYLEPDKRSIANAVQVFFKDGSSTDNVVVEYPIGHRRRRAEGIPLLEDKFKANLATRFAGQRCAEIFALCEDQARLEATAVNRFIDLFVI; encoded by the coding sequence ATGAGCGCCAACGTCGACCTGAACAACCGCCCCGATTACGACGCAGTCCTGCAGGACATCGCCGACTACGTCCTCACCTTCAAGCCCGAATCCGCCGAGGCGCTGAACACCGCGCGCAATTGCCTGATCGACACGCTGGGCTGCGGTCTGCTGGCCCTGCGTTTCCCCGAATGCACGAAACACCTCGGCCCGATCGTTGAAGGCACGGTTGTACCGTTCGGTGCACGAGTGCCAGGTACCCCTTATCGCCTCGATCCGGTCAAAGCCGCTTGGGATATCGGCTGCATTGTCCGCTGGCTCGACTACAACGACACCTGGCTCGCCGCCGAATGGGGGCATCCATCGGACAACCTCGGTGCCATCCTCGCCGTGGCCGATCACCTGTCACAGAAACGCATCGCCAACGGTGAGGCACCGCTGAGGGTCCGCGATGTGCTGGAAGCAATGATCATGGCCCACGAGATTCAAGGCGTGATCGCTCTGGAAAACTCCTTTAACCGGGTAGGACTGGATCACGTCATTCTGGTGAAAGTCGCCTCGACGGCCGTCAGTGCCCGACTGATGGGCGCCAATCGCGAGCAGCTGTTGTCGGCACTGTCCCACGCCTTCGCCGACGGTCAGGCTCTGCGCACCTATCGCCATGCGCCCAACGCCGGCTCGCGCAAATCCTGGGCGGCGGGGGATGCGGCGAGTCGCGGCGTGCGTCTGGCCGACATCGCCATGCGCGGCGAGATGGGCATTCCCGGTGTGTTGAGCGCGAAGCAGTGGGGTTTCTATGACGTATCGTTCAGCCACAGCAACAACGATCTGGCGCTCAAGCCCGAGGACAAGCGCGCTTTCAGCTTTTCCCGGCCGTTCGGCAGTTACGTGATGGAAAACGTGCTGTTCAAGATCAGTTTCCCCGCCGAATTCCATGCGCAGACGGCGTGCGAGGCGGCGGTGACCTTGCATCCGCTGGTTCGCAATCGGCTGCATGAGATCGACGGCATCGTCATCACCACTCATGAATCGGCGATCCGCATCATTTCCAAGGTCGGCCCGCTCGCCAACGCCGCCGACCGCGATCATTGCCTGCAATACATGACCGCCGTGCCGCTGGCATTCGGCAATCTGGTGGCGGAGCACTACGAAGACGACTTCCACAAGGCGCATCCGATCATCGATGTGCTGCGCGAAAAAATGCTCATCGTTGAAGAACCGCGCTTCACCCGCGAATACCTTGAGCCTGACAAACGCTCGATTGCCAACGCCGTGCAGGTGTTTTTCAAGGACGGCAGCAGCACCGACAACGTCGTAGTGGAGTACCCGATCGGCCATCGCCGCCGCCGCGCCGAGGGCATTCCGTTGCTGGAGGACAAATTCAAGGCCAATCTGGCCACGCGGTTTGCCGGGCAGCGTTGCGCTGAAATATTTGCGCTCTGTGAGGATCAGGCGCGGCTGGAAGCCACAGCGGTGAATCGATTCATCGACCTGTTTGTGATCTGA
- the ppsR gene encoding posphoenolpyruvate synthetase regulatory kinase/phosphorylase PpsR has protein sequence MKRSAFFISDGTGITAETLGQSLLAQFENITFSKFTRPYIDSVEKARAMVQQINKAAETDGFRPIIFDTIVNQDIREILATSNGFMIDIFSTFLAPLEQELTEHSSYTVGKSHSIGHNSNYMERIEAVNFALDNDDGARTHYYDKADLILVGVSRCGKTPTCLYMAMQFGIRAANYPLTEDDMERLTLPTALRAHQHKLFGLTIDPDRLTAIRNERKPNSRYSSYAQCEFEVREVENLFRRENIPHINSTHFSVEEISAKILVEKGVERRFK, from the coding sequence ATGAAACGATCTGCTTTCTTCATCTCCGATGGCACCGGCATTACCGCCGAAACCCTGGGTCAAAGCCTGTTGGCGCAGTTCGAAAACATTACCTTCAGCAAATTCACGCGGCCCTACATCGACAGCGTGGAAAAAGCGCGGGCCATGGTACAACAAATCAACAAAGCCGCTGAAACCGACGGCTTTCGCCCGATCATCTTCGACACCATCGTCAATCAGGACATTCGTGAGATTCTCGCAACGTCCAATGGTTTCATGATCGACATTTTCTCGACCTTCCTCGCGCCGCTCGAACAGGAGCTCACCGAGCACTCTTCCTACACCGTCGGCAAGTCCCATTCCATCGGGCACAACTCCAATTACATGGAGCGCATCGAGGCGGTGAACTTCGCCCTCGACAACGATGACGGCGCGCGCACCCACTATTACGACAAAGCCGATCTGATACTAGTGGGCGTGTCGCGATGCGGCAAAACGCCGACGTGTCTGTATATGGCCATGCAGTTCGGCATCCGCGCGGCCAACTATCCGCTGACCGAAGACGACATGGAGCGCCTGACCCTGCCGACGGCCCTGCGCGCCCATCAGCACAAGCTGTTCGGCCTGACCATCGACCCCGACCGCCTCACGGCGATCCGCAATGAGCGCAAGCCCAACAGCCGTTATTCGAGTTATGCCCAATGCGAATTCGAAGTGCGCGAAGTGGAGAACCTGTTCCGCCGCGAGAACATTCCGCACATCAATTCCACGCATTTCTCGGTGGAAGAGATTTCGGCGAAGATTCTCGTGGAAAAAGGCGTTGAGCGGCGGTTCAAGTAG
- the ppsA gene encoding phosphoenolpyruvate synthase produces MVEYVVSLDKLGKHDVEHVGGKNASLGEMISNLAGAGVSVPGGFATTAQAYRDFLELSGLNEQIHKALDALDVDNVNALAKTGAQIRQWIMDAEFPEKLNTEIRTAFAALSAGNPDVAVAVRSSATAEDLPDASFAGQQETFLNIRGVENVIRAAKEVFASLFNDRAISYRVHQGFDHKLVALSAGVQRMVRSETGTAGVMFTLDTESGFRDVVFITGAYGLGETVVQGAVNPDEFYVHKGTLEAGRPAILRRNLGSKAIKMIYGDEAKAGRSVKTVDVDKAERARFCLTDAEVSELAKQAMIIEKHYGCPMDIEWAKDGDDGKLYIVQARPETVKSRTQANVMERYLLKETGTVLVEGRAIGQRIGAGKVRIIKDVSEMDKVQPGDVLVSDMTDPDWEPVMKRASAIVTNRGGRTCHAAIIARELGIPAVVGCGNATQLLKDGQGVTVSCAEGDTGYIFEGELGFDIKKNSVDAMPELPFKIMMNVGNPDRAFDFAQLPNAGVGLARLEFIINRMIGVHPKALLNYDGLPQEIKDSVDKRIAGYSDPVDFYVDKLVEGISTLAAAFTPKKVIVRLSDFKSNEYANLIGGKLYEPEEENPMLGFRGASRYISESFRDCFELECRALKRVRNEMGLTNVEIMVPFVRTLGEASQVVDLLAENGLKRGENGLRVIMMCELPSNAILAEEFLEFFDGFSIGSNDLTQLTLGLDRDSGIIAHLFDERNPAVKKLLANAIQACNKAGKYIGICGQGPSDHPDLAKWLMEQGIESVSLNPDTVLETWFFLAEGQA; encoded by the coding sequence TTGGTAGAGTACGTAGTTTCCCTCGATAAGCTCGGCAAACACGATGTTGAGCATGTGGGGGGCAAGAACGCATCCCTGGGCGAGATGATCAGTAACCTGGCAGGCGCCGGTGTTTCGGTCCCCGGCGGCTTCGCCACGACGGCTCAGGCCTATCGTGACTTCCTCGAACTGAGCGGCCTGAACGAGCAGATCCACAAGGCCCTCGACGCGCTCGACGTCGACAACGTCAATGCCCTGGCCAAGACCGGTGCGCAGATCCGTCAATGGATCATGGACGCCGAATTCCCTGAAAAGCTCAATACCGAGATCCGCACCGCGTTCGCCGCGCTGTCGGCCGGCAATCCTGACGTGGCCGTGGCTGTGCGTTCTTCCGCCACCGCCGAAGACCTGCCGGACGCTTCCTTCGCCGGTCAGCAGGAAACCTTCCTGAACATCCGTGGTGTGGAAAACGTAATCCGCGCCGCCAAAGAGGTGTTCGCTTCGCTGTTCAACGACCGGGCGATTTCCTACCGCGTGCACCAGGGCTTCGACCACAAACTGGTCGCGCTGTCGGCGGGCGTGCAGCGCATGGTGCGTTCGGAAACCGGCACCGCCGGCGTGATGTTCACCCTCGATACCGAATCCGGTTTCCGTGACGTGGTGTTCATCACCGGCGCCTACGGCCTGGGCGAAACCGTCGTACAAGGCGCGGTCAACCCGGATGAGTTCTACGTACACAAAGGCACGCTGGAAGCCGGGCGTCCGGCCATCCTGCGCCGCAACCTGGGCAGCAAAGCCATCAAGATGATCTACGGCGACGAGGCCAAGGCCGGTCGTTCGGTCAAGACCGTCGATGTCGACAAAGCCGAACGCGCGCGTTTCTGCCTGACCGACGCCGAAGTCAGTGAGCTGGCCAAGCAAGCGATGATCATCGAGAAGCACTACGGCTGCCCGATGGACATCGAGTGGGCCAAGGACGGTGACGACGGCAAGCTGTACATCGTCCAGGCGCGTCCGGAAACCGTGAAAAGCCGCACCCAGGCCAACGTGATGGAACGTTACCTGCTCAAGGAAACCGGCACCGTGCTGGTGGAAGGCCGTGCGATCGGCCAGCGCATCGGCGCCGGCAAAGTACGCATCATCAAAGACGTCTCGGAGATGGACAAAGTCCAGCCGGGCGACGTGCTGGTATCCGACATGACCGACCCGGACTGGGAACCAGTGATGAAGCGCGCCAGCGCCATTGTCACCAACCGTGGCGGACGTACCTGCCACGCGGCGATCATCGCCCGTGAGCTGGGCATTCCAGCAGTGGTTGGTTGCGGCAACGCCACCCAACTGCTGAAGGATGGCCAAGGCGTGACCGTGTCCTGCGCCGAAGGCGACACCGGTTACATCTTCGAAGGCGAACTGGGCTTCGACATCAAGAAGAACTCCGTCGACGCCATGCCGGAGCTGCCGTTCAAGATCATGATGAACGTCGGCAATCCGGATCGCGCCTTCGACTTCGCCCAATTGCCGAACGCCGGCGTCGGTCTGGCGCGTCTGGAATTCATCATCAACCGCATGATCGGCGTGCACCCGAAAGCGCTGTTGAACTACGACGGCCTGCCGCAGGAAATCAAGGACAGCGTCGACAAGCGTATTGCCGGTTACAGCGACCCGGTCGACTTCTACGTCGACAAACTGGTGGAAGGCATCAGCACCCTGGCTGCAGCGTTCACGCCGAAGAAAGTCATCGTGCGTCTGTCGGACTTCAAGTCCAACGAATACGCCAACCTGATCGGCGGCAAGCTCTACGAGCCGGAAGAAGAGAACCCGATGCTGGGTTTCCGTGGTGCTTCGCGTTACATCAGCGAATCGTTCCGCGATTGCTTCGAGCTCGAATGCCGCGCATTGAAACGCGTGCGCAACGAGATGGGCCTGACCAACGTTGAAATCATGGTGCCGTTCGTCCGTACGCTCGGCGAAGCCAGCCAGGTGGTCGATCTGCTCGCCGAGAACGGCTTGAAGCGCGGCGAGAACGGTCTGCGCGTGATCATGATGTGCGAACTGCCATCCAACGCGATTCTGGCTGAGGAATTCCTCGAATTCTTCGACGGCTTCTCGATCGGCTCCAACGACCTGACCCAACTGACTTTGGGTCTGGACCGCGATTCGGGGATCATCGCGCACCTGTTCGACGAGCGGAATCCGGCGGTGAAGAAGCTGTTGGCCAACGCCATTCAGGCCTGCAACAAGGCCGGCAAGTACATCGGCATCTGCGGTCAGGGTCCTTCGGACCACCCGGATCTGGCCAAGTGGCTGATGGAACAGGGCATTGAAAGCGTGTCGCTGAACCCGGACACCGTGCTGGAAACCTGGTTCTTCCTCGCCGAAGGCCAGGCTTGA
- the acnD gene encoding Fe/S-dependent 2-methylisocitrate dehydratase AcnD, translating into MNTEFRKNLPGTPLDYFDTRAAVEAIAPGSYDTLPYTSRVLAENLVRRCDPATLTDSLKQLIERKRDLDFPWFPARVVCHDILGQTALVDLAGLRDAIALQGGDPAQVNPVVPTQLIVDHSLAVEAGGFDAQAFEKNRAIEDRRNEDRFHFINWTKKAFKNVDVIPPGNGIMHQINLEKMSPVIQVREGVAFPDTCVGTDSHTPHVDALGVIAIGVGGLEAESVMLGRASWMRLPESVGVELTGKLQPGITATDMVLALTEYLRKQKVVGAWLEFFGEGAAALTLGDRATISNMAPEYGATAAMFYIDQQTIDYLKLTGREDQQVQLVEQYAKLTGLWADSLKGAQYERGLTFDLSSVVRNMAGPSNPHARVAVSDLAAKGISGQWDDVPGQMPNGAVIIAAITSCTNTSNPRNVIAAGLLARNANKLGLTRKPWVKSSLAPGSKTVALYLDEAGLTTELEQLGFGVVAFACTTCNGMSGALDPLIQQEIIDRDLYATAVLSGNRNFDGRIHPYAKQAFLASPPLVVAYAIAGTIRFDIEKDVLGVVDGREIRLKDIWPSDEEIDAVVKSSVKPEQFRQVYIPMFAVHEDTGPKVAPLYDWREMSTYIRRPPYWEGALAGARPLKGMRPLAVLPDNITTDHLSPSNAIMLDSAAGEYLAKMGLPEEDFNSYATHRGDHLTAQRATFANPKLFNEMVVENGKVKQGSLARVEPEGQVMRMWEAIETYMQRKQPLIIIAGADYGQGSSRDWAAKGVRLAGVEAIAAEGFERIHRTNLVGMGVLPLEFKPGTNRHTLAIDGSETYDVIGERKPRADLTLVIHRKNGERVEVPVTCRLDTAEEVSIYEAGGVLQRFAQDFLEGSAVAV; encoded by the coding sequence ATGAACACAGAATTCCGCAAGAACCTGCCCGGCACGCCGCTGGATTACTTCGACACCCGCGCGGCGGTCGAGGCGATTGCGCCTGGCAGCTACGACACCCTGCCGTACACCTCACGCGTGCTGGCGGAAAACCTCGTGCGTCGCTGCGACCCGGCCACGCTCACCGACTCGCTCAAGCAACTGATCGAACGCAAGCGCGATCTCGATTTCCCGTGGTTCCCGGCGCGGGTGGTCTGCCATGACATCCTCGGCCAGACCGCGCTGGTCGACCTCGCTGGCCTGCGCGATGCCATCGCTTTGCAGGGCGGCGACCCGGCGCAGGTCAACCCGGTAGTGCCGACGCAATTGATCGTCGACCACTCGCTGGCCGTCGAGGCGGGCGGTTTCGATGCCCAGGCCTTCGAGAAGAACCGCGCCATCGAAGATCGCCGCAACGAAGACCGTTTCCACTTCATCAACTGGACCAAAAAGGCCTTCAAGAACGTCGATGTGATCCCGCCGGGCAACGGCATCATGCACCAGATCAACCTGGAGAAAATGTCCCCGGTGATTCAGGTGCGCGAAGGCGTGGCGTTCCCCGACACCTGCGTCGGCACCGACAGCCACACGCCGCACGTCGATGCGCTCGGTGTGATCGCGATCGGCGTTGGCGGCCTCGAAGCCGAGAGCGTGATGCTCGGCCGTGCGTCGTGGATGCGTCTGCCGGAAAGCGTTGGCGTCGAACTGACCGGCAAGCTGCAGCCGGGCATCACCGCTACCGACATGGTCCTGGCCCTGACCGAATACCTGCGCAAACAGAAAGTCGTCGGTGCCTGGCTGGAGTTCTTCGGTGAAGGTGCAGCAGCGCTGACCCTCGGCGACCGCGCCACAATTTCCAACATGGCCCCGGAATACGGCGCCACGGCGGCGATGTTCTACATCGACCAGCAGACCATCGATTACCTGAAACTGACCGGTCGTGAAGACCAGCAGGTTCAATTGGTCGAGCAATACGCCAAGTTGACTGGCCTGTGGGCTGACAGCTTGAAAGGCGCGCAATACGAGCGCGGCCTGACTTTTGATCTGTCCTCGGTGGTGCGCAACATGGCCGGCCCGAGCAACCCGCACGCCCGCGTCGCGGTGTCCGATCTGGCGGCCAAAGGCATCTCCGGCCAGTGGGATGACGTGCCGGGGCAAATGCCCAACGGCGCAGTGATCATCGCCGCCATCACCAGTTGCACCAACACCAGCAACCCGCGCAACGTCATCGCCGCTGGCCTGTTGGCGCGCAATGCCAACAAGCTCGGCCTGACGCGCAAGCCGTGGGTCAAATCCTCGCTGGCGCCCGGTTCGAAAACCGTGGCGCTGTACCTCGATGAAGCGGGGCTGACCACTGAGCTGGAGCAGCTCGGTTTCGGCGTTGTGGCGTTTGCCTGCACCACCTGCAATGGCATGTCCGGCGCCCTCGATCCGCTGATCCAGCAAGAGATCATCGACCGCGATTTGTACGCAACCGCCGTGCTTTCCGGCAACCGCAACTTCGACGGCCGCATTCACCCGTACGCCAAACAGGCATTCCTTGCTTCGCCGCCGCTGGTGGTTGCCTACGCGATCGCCGGGACCATCCGTTTCGATATCGAGAAGGATGTGCTGGGCGTGGTCGATGGTCGGGAAATTCGCCTGAAAGACATCTGGCCGAGCGACGAAGAAATCGATGCGGTGGTGAAGTCGTCGGTCAAGCCTGAGCAGTTCCGTCAGGTCTACATTCCGATGTTCGCCGTGCATGAAGACACCGGGCCGAAAGTCGCGCCGCTGTACGACTGGCGCGAGATGAGCACCTACATCCGCCGTCCGCCGTACTGGGAAGGCGCGCTGGCCGGCGCCCGTCCGCTGAAGGGCATGCGCCCGCTGGCGGTGCTGCCGGACAACATCACCACTGATCACCTGTCGCCATCGAACGCGATCATGCTCGACAGCGCCGCCGGCGAATACCTGGCGAAAATGGGCCTGCCGGAAGAGGACTTCAACTCCTACGCCACCCACCGTGGCGACCACCTGACCGCCCAGCGCGCAACGTTCGCCAACCCGAAACTGTTCAACGAAATGGTCGTGGAAAACGGCAAGGTCAAGCAGGGTTCGCTGGCGCGTGTCGAGCCGGAAGGCCAGGTCATGCGTATGTGGGAAGCCATCGAAACCTACATGCAACGCAAGCAGCCGCTGATCATCATCGCTGGCGCTGACTACGGTCAGGGTTCGTCCCGTGACTGGGCGGCGAAAGGCGTTCGCCTGGCCGGTGTCGAGGCGATTGCCGCTGAAGGTTTCGAGCGCATTCACCGCACCAACCTGGTGGGCATGGGCGTGTTGCCGCTGGAATTCAAACCCGGCACCAACCGCCACACCCTGGCCATCGATGGCAGCGAAACCTACGACGTGATCGGCGAGCGCAAGCCGCGTGCGGATCTGACGCTGGTGATTCATCGCAAGAACGGCGAGCGCGTCGAAGTGCCAGTGACGTGCCGTCTCGATACCGCTGAAGAAGTGTCGATCTACGAGGCCGGCGGCGTGTTGCAGCGCTTTGCTCAGGACTTCCTCGAAGGATCGGCGGTCGCCGTTTAA
- the rraA gene encoding ribonuclease E activity regulator RraA: protein MEHYLTPDLCDAYPELVQVLEPMFSNFGGRDSFGGEIVTIKCFEDNSLVKEQAELNGKGKVLVVDGGGSLRRALLGDMIAAKAAQNGWEGLVIYGCIRDVDVIAQTDLGVQALASHPMKTDKRGIGDLNVPVTFAGVTFHPGQYIYADNNGVIVSPSPLKMPE, encoded by the coding sequence ATGGAACATTACCTTACGCCTGACCTGTGCGACGCCTACCCGGAGCTGGTGCAGGTGCTGGAACCGATGTTCAGCAATTTCGGCGGCCGGGATTCCTTCGGCGGCGAAATCGTGACCATCAAATGCTTCGAAGACAATTCGCTGGTCAAGGAGCAGGCCGAACTCAATGGCAAGGGCAAGGTGTTGGTGGTTGATGGCGGCGGTTCGCTGCGCCGCGCCCTGCTGGGCGACATGATCGCCGCCAAGGCTGCGCAGAATGGCTGGGAAGGGCTGGTCATCTACGGTTGCATCCGTGACGTCGACGTCATCGCCCAGACCGATCTCGGCGTGCAGGCGCTGGCCAGCCATCCGATGAAAACCGACAAGCGCGGCATTGGCGACCTCAACGTCCCGGTGACTTTCGCCGGCGTGACGTTCCACCCGGGCCAGTACATTTATGCGGACAACAACGGCGTGATCGTGTCGCCGAGCCCGCTGAAAATGCCTGAATAA
- the prpF gene encoding 2-methylaconitate cis-trans isomerase PrpF, translating to MAHAPQIRIAATYMRGGTSKGVFFSLKDLPEAAQVPGPARDALLLRVIGSPDPYDKQIDGMGGATSSTSKTVILSKSTRADHDVDYLFGQVSIDKPFVDWSGNCGNLSAAVGSFAISNGLVDASRIPQNGVAVVRVWQANIGKTIIAHVPITDGEVQETGDFELDGVTFPAAEVQVEFMDPAAEEEGGGGSMFPTGNLVDELEVPGVGTFKATMINAGIPTIFVNAEDIGYTGTELQGAINSDPQALLMFETIRAYGALRMGLIANLEEAAKRQHTPKVAFVAKPADYVASSGKAIAAGDVDLLVRALSMGKLHHAMMGTAAVAIGTAAAISGTLVNLAAGGVERNAVRFGHPSGTLRVGAEATLENGEWVVKKAIMSRSARVLMEGYVRVPGDCF from the coding sequence ATGGCTCACGCACCACAAATCAGAATCGCTGCCACCTACATGCGCGGCGGCACCAGCAAAGGCGTGTTCTTCAGCCTCAAGGATCTGCCCGAAGCAGCGCAGGTTCCAGGCCCGGCGCGCGACGCTTTGTTGCTGCGAGTGATCGGCAGCCCCGATCCCTACGACAAGCAGATCGACGGCATGGGCGGTGCGACGTCGAGCACCAGCAAAACCGTGATCCTGTCGAAAAGCACCCGTGCCGATCACGACGTCGACTACCTGTTCGGTCAGGTGTCGATCGACAAGCCGTTCGTCGACTGGAGCGGCAACTGCGGCAACCTCTCGGCGGCGGTCGGTTCGTTTGCCATCAGCAACGGTCTGGTCGACGCCAGCCGCATCCCGCAAAACGGTGTCGCGGTGGTGCGCGTGTGGCAGGCCAACATCGGCAAGACCATCATCGCCCACGTGCCGATCACCGACGGCGAAGTGCAGGAAACCGGTGATTTCGAACTCGACGGCGTGACCTTTCCGGCGGCCGAAGTGCAGGTCGAATTCATGGATCCGGCGGCGGAAGAAGAGGGCGGCGGTGGCTCGATGTTCCCCACCGGCAATCTGGTCGATGAGCTGGAAGTACCGGGTGTCGGCACGTTCAAGGCGACGATGATCAACGCCGGGATCCCGACGATATTCGTCAACGCCGAAGACATCGGTTACACCGGCACCGAACTGCAAGGCGCAATCAACAGTGATCCGCAAGCGCTGCTGATGTTCGAGACCATTCGCGCTTACGGTGCGTTGCGCATGGGCCTGATCGCCAATCTGGAAGAAGCCGCCAAGCGGCAACACACGCCGAAAGTTGCGTTCGTTGCCAAGCCAGCGGATTACGTAGCGTCGAGTGGAAAAGCGATTGCCGCTGGTGACGTTGATCTGCTGGTGCGCGCGTTGTCGATGGGCAAACTGCACCACGCGATGATGGGCACGGCAGCAGTGGCGATCGGCACGGCGGCGGCGATTTCCGGGACGTTGGTCAATCTTGCTGCTGGTGGCGTTGAACGCAATGCCGTGCGCTTTGGACATCCGTCCGGTACGTTGCGCGTGGGCGCCGAGGCGACGCTGGAGAATGGCGAATGGGTGGTGAAGAAAGCCATCATGAGCCGCAGTGCGCGGGTGCTAATGGAAGGCTATGTCCGCGTGCCCGGCGATTGCTTTTAA